GGAAAAAAATATATAAACGGAGGTGATGAAATAATTATTTCCGAAATGGAGCATCATTCCAATATTGTTCCATGGCAAATTGTTTGTTCAGATAGAAAAGCAAAGCTAAAAATTATCCCAATTAATGATAATGGAGAAATTATTTTTGGGGAGTTTGAACAATTGATAACTAACAGTACAAAAATTATTGCCATCAATCATGTTTCCAATACTTTAGGAACAATAAATCCTATAAAAAGAATTATTAAAAAGGCACACGAAAACAATATTGCTGTTTTGATAGATGGAGCTCAAGCAGTCCCTCATTTAAAAATTGATGTGCAAGAATTAGATTGTGATTTTTATTGTTTTTCAGGACATAAGGTTTTTGGTCCTACAGGAACAGGTGTTTTATTTGGAAAAGAAAAAATCTTGAATAAATTACCGCCTTATCAAGGGGGTGGTGAAATGATAAGTAATGTAACTTTTGAGGAAACTACTTTCAATGAGCTTCCTTATATATTTGAAGCAGGAACACCAAATATTGCAGGATTTATCGCATTAGCCGAAGCTATAAAGTATTTTACAAATATTGGTTTAGAAGATATTGCCGATTATGAATCCGAATTACTTGAGTATGCTACAAAGATGCTTTTACAAATTGAAGGACTTAAAATAATTGGTACAGCAACTAACAAAGCTAGCGTAATTTCTTTTGTTATTGACGGAATACACTCAGCTGATATTGGCACTTTGCTCGACCAAATGGGAATCGCTGTAAGAGTTGGGAATCATTGCACACAACCGATAATGGAAAGATTTAAAATTAATGGAGCAGTTCGTGCATCCTTTGCTTTTTACAATACTTTTGAAGAAATTGACATTCTTTACATGGGATTAAAACGAGCAGTTTCTATGTTGAGAGATTAGGTTAAGGCTGAGGCTAAGATTAAGAAAGGATAAAGCTGAATAAACAAATCAGTAAAAAAAATGAAACAACTAATAATTGCTTCCCACAACAAACACAAGATTGAAGAAA
This is a stretch of genomic DNA from Bacteroidota bacterium. It encodes these proteins:
- a CDS encoding cysteine desulfurase translates to MRLNIEKIRLDFPILNTQINDRPLVYLDNAATTQKPFYVTKALEKYYKETNSNVHRGNHFLSQKATEEFENSRKIIQGLINANSEKEIIFTKGTTESINLIANVFGKKYINGGDEIIISEMEHHSNIVPWQIVCSDRKAKLKIIPINDNGEIIFGEFEQLITNSTKIIAINHVSNTLGTINPIKRIIKKAHENNIAVLIDGAQAVPHLKIDVQELDCDFYCFSGHKVFGPTGTGVLFGKEKILNKLPPYQGGGEMISNVTFEETTFNELPYIFEAGTPNIAGFIALAEAIKYFTNIGLEDIADYESELLEYATKMLLQIEGLKIIGTATNKASVISFVIDGIHSADIGTLLDQMGIAVRVGNHCTQPIMERFKINGAVRASFAFYNTFEEIDILYMGLKRAVSMLRD